The window TTATTCTGAATTGGTTTTTTAAAAACACTATCAACTATTACCATAAATTCAATAAAACAAAATATATCATATGACATTCATAATAAAACTCTTCACAAAGCTTATATTTTTTGAATAAAAAACAAAAAAAGGTAATACTACATAGATACAACACTGTTATAAATAATTAAATATCAGTAATTTATATTTTAACCATAATTATTTATTAATCTTTAAAGGTTTTGAAAAGATAAAATTATTTGAGTGTTCTTATCAAAATACTGATGGAAAAAAACATTGAAAATCAGACTAAAAAACATCTTAAAAGAGTTTATTATTTAAAAACAAAAGCGAAAAAAAAGGCTTGCTTAAAATTGTTTAGTCTTTTTTTTAAAATATATCTACAAATTCAACAGGAAACATAATTAACTAATTATCAATCAATTAAAAACCAAAATATATGATGTAGTATTTGTGTAGTATAGCTTTTTTTCTTGTTTTCGTTAAAAATTTTCATATTTGAACAAGAGACCACAAAAAAATTCCAAGTGGTGAAAAGAGAATATTTCGAGTACTGTCTGACATGATGAATCAGACAGTTTTTTTTTGGAATTATTTCAAAGTATCAAAGAAATGATAAATATCTGTTTCTCCGGGAATATTCAGTTTCTTTCTTATTCTGTATTTTTTCTGCTGAACACTTCTGTGCTGAACCAAAGTATAATTTGCAATTTCTTTGGAGGTAAAATGAAGTTTCAGCATCGCACAAAAAATTAATTCAGAGCTTTCAAGACCGGGATTGATCGTTAAAAGTCGATCTATAAATTCAGGATAAGCTTCTTTAAACCGATTCAGAAATTCAGGATCATTCTTTTTACCAAGTTCTATGATCTCTTCCTGTTTATTGTCATTCATCCTGATTTTCAGATTTTCGGCTTCTATAGTGAGTACCTCTTTTCTTTTTCCCAAAGCACTGATAATTCTCCAGGCATACAATCCCAGCAGAGAAAGACCTGCCAATGACAGAAAGATAATCCAGTATATTTTACTTTTATGATGGGCTTCATCCTGGCGAGCTCCCGTAATAAAAGATTCCATATCCTGATTAATTGTAGCCAGTAAAGATGTGTTGGTTTTATAATAAGCGTCTGTATATGCTTTCAAATAAAGGTATGCTTTTTCTTTATCTCCTCTGCGCTCATACAACATTCTGAGATCATTATAGATGTACTTGCCGTAATAGGCATAGATGCGTTTGGTTTTTTCATTGATCTTCAAGGCTTTCTTAAGTGTCTCTTCTGCCTTATCATATTGTTTGTTGGTAAGAAAATATTCTCCCATAATCGTATTGGCATACAAGGCAATTCCATCTTCTTTTCCTCTTATAATAGCTTTATTATAAGCAGTAGTTACATATTTGTATGCAGAGTCTTTATTCTTATGCATATAAACATAATCCCCTATAGCACAATCGGTAAGACCTGTATTATCCATTTTTTTTGCCCTGTGAAAATATTCGAGTGCTTTTTCGTAATTCTTTTTTTGGATAAAATAAATAGCCTGTCTGAAATAGATACTGAAAAGAAGATCATTTTTAAGCTCAGATTGACTGCTTTTCTGTATCAGGCTCATCGCTTCATTATTATATTGAAAAGCTTTGTCAACCCTTCGGAGTTCTATATTGAACCGGCCATAAACATTATAAAATCTGGCCTTATGTAAATTATCTTCTGAATGATCCAGAATTTCTTTTGCATTATCAAAAAGAATCTGAGATTTCTGAAAATTTTCTAATGAAATATTAAGTTCAGCCAGATTGATGTAGCATAGTGCTTTTCCATCCGCATAATTTATTTTATCGGCTAATTTGTAATACCTTTTATTGAGATTGATCAGAGAGTCATATTCTCCGGCCACTCTGAATTTCTCATTCTGCTTCAGCAAAGAAATATCAAATTTCTTTTCAGCCTCTTTCTTTGAATGAGAATGGCAAGAAACTAAAATAATAAGTAAAACAATAAGAAAAATACGTATCATATGTTTCTTTATTTAAGCTAAATTTCTGTATAAATTATGATTTAATAATGATCTCTCAGAATGCATTCTCTTCTATTTTTTTAATGATACTTCTGGCGAGATCAACAATAAAATTTTTTATAAAACAGAATCCGGCATCTTTTATTGTGAAGAAATATTCTTATTATGTTAAGTTTTCAAAAAAGTCATAAGTATCTGTTTCTCCGGGAATATTCAGTCTTTTTCTTATTCTGTATTTTTTCTGCTGTACAGATCTGTGCTGTACAAAAGTATAGTCTGCAATTTCTTTAGCAGAAAAACGAAGTCTCAGCATGGCACAGAAAGCCAGTTCTGAGTTTTCAAGGTCAGGATTGATTTTCAGAAGTGATTTTATAAAATCAGGATATAGTTCTTTGAATTTTAATAAAAAAGAAGAATCATTTCGTTTGGCAAGCTCTATTACTTCTTCCAGCTGCTTAGTCTCCACATGGTTTTTTAGTTCATCTGTCTCTTCTTTTAAAGAGTTTTTCTTCAGCTTTAACTTATTAATTATTTTCCGGACATATACTCCTGAAAAGGTAAGAACAGCAATAGATAAGGCAATGAATAGTGGGAGATCATTTTTATGCCAGTCCGACTCCTGTTTTACTTCAGAAATAAAATCCTCGGTTGCTTTATTCATTGCGGTAAATCTTGCGGCATCAAATCTACCTTCTTCTTCCATATACTTTTTCAGATAGAAATAAGCTTTCCCGCCGTCATTCTTTTTCTTATACAGTTCTGCCAGTGCCATATAAACCTCTTTTATATGTGAAGAATAAGTACGTCTTGTTTTAATATTGATGTCCAATGCTTTTCTAAGTGCTTTCTCAGCCTGCTCACTGTTATTGACTTCATTATAGTAGTAACCCATGGTATAATAAACCCAGAGGGATTCTACATCAGTTGTCTTTTGGCTTAGCATTTTCTCATCAGCCCGCTCAATATATATTCCTGCAGAATCAGGCTTGTGAACAAATAAATAGTATTGGGCGACCATACAATTACTATAGGCGGAGTTTTCAAGTACATTCGCTTTGGTAAAACATTTTAAAGAAGTTCCGAACCACCCTTTCCAGGCATAGTAAATTCCTTTGTTCACGTACAGTCTCGGAAGAAGTTTTCGGGCAAGACTAGTTTTTGCAGCCTGTTTTAAATAGTAAAATGCTTTATTATTACATTCAATAGCCTTATCATTTATTTTAAGATGAGAATAATACAGGCTGTAGTCATTATAGAATGTTGCTTTATGATAATTATTCTCAGAGTTTTTCAAATCTTTCTCTGCTTTGTTGAAAAAAAAGCGGGCTTTATCATAATTTCCTGCTGAGACATTCACCCCAGCCATATTCAGGTAACAAAGGCCTTTTCCGGCTTTATACTTCATTTTCGCAGCCTTTTTCAGGTATTTTATATTCAGCCGGACAAGAGCTTCATACTCCCCTGACAACTGAAGGTCTGAAGTCTGGTTTAATAAAGAAACATCAAAGTTTTCTCTTTCTTTATCCTGAGAATCATGGCTGCACGAAAGCATACATAAAAATAACCCTATGCAGATTGTACAGGCTATTATCTTTTTTATTTCCTTTGAATGTATTTTTTTATTCTTAAGAATGATCAGATTAATTCTTTCCATCAGTACCACTTTTCCCTATGTCTACCTACGCATGTTCCTTTGAAACATGTTAATAAATTCCTACTGTTATTTTTATTATTATTCCCCAATAAGTGTTATAAATATACATAATTTATCATGCTTATGATGGAATAAGCAGTTAATTTTGCAAAAATGTAAAATTTAAATAAAGTATCAAAATTCCCCCTTAAACAAACATTTTTTTAACTTTCCGGATGAATATATAACCTTTTCCGATCAAAAAAATGACTGCTTTTGTTTATAATAAGACTAACTGAAATGAAATTTGTTACAAATGCATCGTTTAGTTTTAAAAATTTTAATATAATTGTTGAAATTCAACCGGCCATACCAAAAAGAAGTTCAAAATAATCTACATATTTGTATCCGGATATTAATGAAAATGATTAATCTAATGACTATGACAGATATTAATTATAGAAAACTTATCCCTGAAGAAAGTAAAATTTACAGGGCTATCCGCCTGGAAAGTCTGGAAAAATTCCCTGAATCTTTTGGAGCAACCTATCAGGAAGCTCTTAGTATTGAAAAATTTCGGATAGAAAACGATATTGAAGAACAAACACCGGAAAGATTTGTATGTGGAGCTTTTGCTCAGCAGGAACTTGTGGGTATCTGTACTTTTATTAAAAATGAAAACAATACCGGAAGTATTTATCAGATGTATGTAAAAAGAGAGTTTCAAGGAAAAAATATTGGCCAGGGATTGATTGAATCTGTTATTACCGAAGTCCTTCAAAAATTTAATGGTATTGAAATCTTTCTAGAGGTTATTCCCGGAAATGATAAGGCTTACAATC of the Chryseobacterium viscerum genome contains:
- a CDS encoding tetratricopeptide repeat protein, with translation MIRIFLIVLLIILVSCHSHSKKEAEKKFDISLLKQNEKFRVAGEYDSLINLNKRYYKLADKINYADGKALCYINLAELNISLENFQKSQILFDNAKEILDHSEDNLHKARFYNVYGRFNIELRRVDKAFQYNNEAMSLIQKSSQSELKNDLLFSIYFRQAIYFIQKKNYEKALEYFHRAKKMDNTGLTDCAIGDYVYMHKNKDSAYKYVTTAYNKAIIRGKEDGIALYANTIMGEYFLTNKQYDKAEETLKKALKINEKTKRIYAYYGKYIYNDLRMLYERRGDKEKAYLYLKAYTDAYYKTNTSLLATINQDMESFITGARQDEAHHKSKIYWIIFLSLAGLSLLGLYAWRIISALGKRKEVLTIEAENLKIRMNDNKQEEIIELGKKNDPEFLNRFKEAYPEFIDRLLTINPGLESSELIFCAMLKLHFTSKEIANYTLVQHRSVQQKKYRIRKKLNIPGETDIYHFFDTLK
- a CDS encoding GNAT family N-acetyltransferase, encoding MTDINYRKLIPEESKIYRAIRLESLEKFPESFGATYQEALSIEKFRIENDIEEQTPERFVCGAFAQQELVGICTFIKNENNTGSIYQMYVKREFQGKNIGQGLIESVITEVLQKFNGIEIFLEVIPGNDKAYNLYRKIGFQEISPISPEEIRMRYVPK
- a CDS encoding tetratricopeptide repeat protein; this encodes MERINLIILKNKKIHSKEIKKIIACTICIGLFLCMLSCSHDSQDKERENFDVSLLNQTSDLQLSGEYEALVRLNIKYLKKAAKMKYKAGKGLCYLNMAGVNVSAGNYDKARFFFNKAEKDLKNSENNYHKATFYNDYSLYYSHLKINDKAIECNNKAFYYLKQAAKTSLARKLLPRLYVNKGIYYAWKGWFGTSLKCFTKANVLENSAYSNCMVAQYYLFVHKPDSAGIYIERADEKMLSQKTTDVESLWVYYTMGYYYNEVNNSEQAEKALRKALDINIKTRRTYSSHIKEVYMALAELYKKKNDGGKAYFYLKKYMEEEGRFDAARFTAMNKATEDFISEVKQESDWHKNDLPLFIALSIAVLTFSGVYVRKIINKLKLKKNSLKEETDELKNHVETKQLEEVIELAKRNDSSFLLKFKELYPDFIKSLLKINPDLENSELAFCAMLRLRFSAKEIADYTFVQHRSVQQKKYRIRKRLNIPGETDTYDFFENLT